The DNA region TGCTGGCCACACGGGTGCCGCGGCTGCCCTCCACCGTGCTGCTGATGAACCTGGCGGTCGCCGACCTCCTGCTGGCCTTCACGCTGCCCCTGCGCGTCGCCTACCACCTGCGGGACCAGCACTGGCCCTTCGGCGAGGCCGCCTGCCGCCTGAGCACGGCCGGGCTGTACGGCCACATGTACGGCTCCGTGCTCCTGCTGGCCGCCATCAGCCTGGACCGCTACCTTGGCGTGGTGCACCCGCTCCGGGCCCTCACCCTGCGGGGCTGGCGCCTGGCCACCGGGCTCTGCGCCGTGGCCTGGCTGGCGGCCTTCGCCGTGGCGCTGCCCCTGGCGCTGCAGCGGCAGACCTTCCGCCTGCCGCACTCGGACCGCGTGCTGTGCCACGACGTGCTGCCCGTGGGCGCTCAGGCCTCCTACTGGCGGCCCGTCTTCATCTGCCTGGCCGTGCTCGGCTGCTTCCTGCCCGTGCTGGCCATGCTGCTGAGCTACGGGGCCACGCTGTGCACGCTGGCGGCCGGCGGCCGGCGCTACAGGCCCGCGCGGAGGCTGACAGCGCTGGTGCTGGCCTCGGCCGTGGCCTTCTTCGTGCCCAGCAACGCGCTGCTGCTGTTGCACTACTCGGACCCCGGCCCGGACGCCTGGGGGAACCTGTATGCCGCCTACGTGCCCAGCCTGGCGCTCAGCACCCTCAACAGCTGCGTGGACCCCTTCGTCTACTACTACGTGTCTGCCGAGTTCAGGGACAAGGTGCGGGAGGGGCTGCTCTGCTGGGCTCCAGGCGCCTCGACGGCCTCCAGGGAGGGGGGCACCCCGGGCACCGGCACCCGGTCCACCTCGCTCGTGTGATGGCCCCTTGGAAGGTGGGTCAGATGGGGGGGGCGGCGCGGCACGGGGTCGAACCGGGATCACATGCACCGGGAACCTCTAAAGGTGAGCTTGTTTGGAAATAGTCATCTGGTGGGCCTGGTGTCCTTGCAAGaaggggacggggtgggggggtgcctgggtggctcggtcggctgagcagccgactcgattttggctcaggtcgtgatccccgggtcacgggatggagccctgcgtcaggctctacactgagtgtgcagcctgctcaagattctctctttctctctctctccctctgcccctcccccactcgca from Panthera leo isolate Ple1 chromosome A2, P.leo_Ple1_pat1.1, whole genome shotgun sequence includes:
- the F2RL3 gene encoding proteinase-activated receptor 4 isoform X2, which codes for MCLLLLLWPLVLGFSLEDGTQTHLTYDELGSTGGGDADTPGPPPGPREGTPLPPKLRSFPGRPWANSSDEVEVSDGSRALLLGWVPTRLVPALYGLTLLVGLPANGLALWVLATRVPRLPSTVLLMNLAVADLLLAFTLPLRVAYHLRDQHWPFGEAACRLSTAGLYGHMYGSVLLLAAISLDRYLGVVHPLRALTLRGWRLATGLCAVAWLAAFAVALPLALQRQTFRLPHSDRVLCHDVLPVGAQASYWRPVFICLAVLGCFLPVLAMLLSYGATLCTLAAGGRRYRPARRLTALVLASAVAFFVPSNALLLLHYSDPGPDAWGNLYAAYVPSLALSTLNSCVDPFVYYYVSAEFRDKVREGLLCWAPGASTASREGGTPGTGTRSTSLV
- the F2RL3 gene encoding proteinase-activated receptor 4 isoform X1 — encoded protein: MCLLLLLWPLVLGFSLEDGTQTHLTYDELGSTGGGDADTPGPPPGPREGTPLPPKLRSFPGRPWANSSDEVEVSDGSRALLLGWVPTRLVPALYGLTLLVGLPANGLALWVLATRVPRLPSTVLLMNLAVADLLLAFTLPLRVAYHLRDQHWPFGEAACRLSTAGLYGHMYGSVLLLAAISLDRYLGVVHPLRALTLRGWRLATGLCAVAWLAAFAVALPLALQRQTFRLPHSDRVLCHDVLPVGAQASYWRPVFICLAVLGCFLPVLAMLLSYGATLCTLAAGGRRYRPARRLTALVLASAVAFFVPSNALLLLHYSDPGPDAWGNLYAAYVPSLALSTLNSCVDPFVYYYVSAEFRDKKRAKIHTGKKAIQPRGQTLGGRSHSQGAPRPTEATEAGTAA